In the genome of Carnobacterium viridans, one region contains:
- a CDS encoding signal peptidase I, giving the protein MKIVKTIGATIAVVVVLIFVIIAGISFFSAPDSSGLFGYKGYTVVSGSMEPKIAVGDFIIDEMEPYDNVKKNDIITFQYNQELVTHRVVDRTAEGLVTKGDANNIQDQGFVLEDSYIGTQKMIIPYFGYVITFLQKPIAFAVIIALMGVYLIYLYLNPTTKKEINE; this is encoded by the coding sequence ATGAAAATAGTAAAAACTATTGGAGCAACTATAGCAGTAGTTGTTGTTCTTATTTTTGTAATCATTGCTGGAATCAGCTTCTTTTCTGCTCCTGACAGCAGCGGATTGTTTGGATACAAAGGATATACTGTCGTCAGCGGAAGTATGGAACCTAAAATAGCAGTAGGTGATTTTATCATCGACGAAATGGAACCTTATGATAATGTGAAGAAAAATGATATTATTACGTTTCAATACAACCAAGAACTTGTTACGCACAGAGTAGTGGACAGAACAGCTGAAGGATTAGTAACAAAAGGAGATGCTAATAACATCCAAGATCAAGGTTTTGTACTAGAAGACTCCTACATAGGGACTCAAAAAATGATAATCCCATATTTTGGATATGTCATTACCTTCTTACAAAAGCCAATTGCTTTTGCAGTAATTATCGCGTTAATGGGTGTCTATCTTATCTACCTATATCTTAATCCAACAACAAAAAAAGAGATTAATGAATGA
- a CDS encoding UDP-N-acetylmuramoyl-L-alanyl-D-glutamate--2,6-diaminopimelate ligase, producing MKITDILTMGHLEYSDTLDQSLKVKGITDNSNEIKPGYVFIAVKGYKKDGHIYIQQAITNGAILIIGENELMDLEVPYLKVKNARKALGQVAKLFYRDPSKDKIMIGITGTNGKTTISFFIKHLLEKQGYSVSSIGTIYNEINGKKIQTINTTPNAKTINQLLVASTDQVVVMEVSSQGLEQDRLEGIQFDYALFNNLQHDHLDYHNTMEEYFECKALLFQKLKPNGTAIINSDDSWGIKLIERLTAEGKKILTVGEQSSNDSQILSKKLNSVLVMHKTKRYNLRTPLPGMHNLYNLTMSSCAAHELGVPYEKIEPYMSDFTGISGRFELFYLENRVTVVVDYAHTPDALEIAINTAITNGANHVITVFGFAGNRDTSKRKAMLENVTRLSNSSILTVTELFGSSIDKLYEDYVMIQKECQVEDSTSIIMDRTIAIQTAIENAQSGDWVLLLGKGHEQYKENYALNTKSDQETVLYLQKNKLSISDH from the coding sequence ATGAAAATTACAGATATACTAACAATGGGTCATTTAGAATACAGCGACACCTTGGATCAGTCACTAAAAGTGAAGGGAATTACTGATAATTCAAATGAAATCAAACCGGGCTATGTTTTTATTGCAGTAAAAGGATATAAAAAAGATGGACATATCTATATTCAGCAAGCAATTACTAATGGAGCTATTTTAATTATCGGAGAAAATGAACTTATGGATTTAGAAGTTCCTTATCTAAAAGTAAAAAACGCCCGAAAGGCTCTAGGGCAAGTCGCGAAATTATTTTATAGAGACCCCTCAAAAGATAAAATTATGATAGGAATTACTGGAACAAATGGCAAAACCACTATTAGTTTTTTTATTAAACATCTATTAGAAAAACAAGGTTATAGTGTTTCCTCGATTGGCACCATCTATAATGAAATCAACGGTAAAAAAATTCAAACGATTAATACAACCCCTAATGCGAAAACAATCAATCAATTATTAGTGGCATCAACAGATCAAGTTGTTGTTATGGAAGTCTCTTCTCAAGGACTGGAACAAGATCGTTTAGAAGGAATTCAATTTGATTATGCTCTATTTAATAATTTACAGCATGATCATCTGGATTATCATAATACTATGGAAGAATATTTTGAATGCAAGGCGTTATTGTTTCAAAAGCTTAAACCAAATGGAACAGCAATCATTAATAGTGATGATAGTTGGGGGATAAAACTAATCGAACGTTTGACTGCAGAAGGTAAAAAGATTCTAACAGTGGGCGAACAGTCATCTAACGATAGTCAAATTTTAAGTAAAAAACTAAACAGTGTATTAGTAATGCATAAAACTAAAAGGTATAATCTACGTACACCATTACCAGGAATGCATAACTTGTATAATTTGACTATGTCCAGCTGTGCAGCCCACGAGTTAGGCGTTCCGTATGAAAAGATTGAACCGTATATGTCAGACTTCACAGGTATTTCAGGACGATTTGAACTCTTTTATTTAGAAAATAGAGTCACAGTAGTTGTCGATTATGCGCATACACCGGATGCTCTAGAAATAGCAATCAATACAGCAATCACTAATGGAGCAAATCATGTTATCACAGTATTTGGATTTGCAGGTAACCGTGATACGTCTAAGCGAAAAGCAATGCTTGAAAATGTGACTCGCTTGAGCAACTCGTCTATTCTAACCGTAACAGAACTTTTTGGTTCATCGATTGATAAATTATACGAAGATTATGTAATGATTCAAAAAGAATGCCAAGTAGAAGATTCAACAAGTATCATTATGGACCGAACAATTGCTATTCAAACAGCTATTGAAAATGCCCAATCAGGCGACTGGGTTTTATTATTAGGGAAAGGGCACGAGCAGTACAAAGAAAATTATGCATTAAACACAAAATCTGATCAAGAAACAGTTCTATACTTACAAAAAAATAAATTATCAATTTCAGATCATTAA
- a CDS encoding IS256-like element ISEf1 family transposase → MNDFTTEIVQTLVTKGDLNELFRSHLEKAINTLLRTELTAFLDYEKYDRTGFNSGNSRNGSYFRSIKTEYGELTLEIPRDRNGEFKQQTLPAYKRTNDTLETTIIHLFEKGVTMSEIADLIEKMYGHHYTPQTMSNMTKVLTEEVNAFKSRALNDKYVAIFMDATYIPLKRQTVSKEAIYIAIGIREDGTKEVLSYAIAPTESTYVWNELLQDINSRGVQEVLLFITDGLKGMKDTIQQIYPKAKYQHCCIHVSRNIAHKVRVKDRKEIYDDFKAVYQANSKEEANTFLSCMIEKWKKNYPKVTQSLIENQDLLTFYEFPPSIRRTIYSTNLIESFNKQIKKYSRRKEQFQNEESLERFLVSIFDTYNQKFLNRSHKGFQQVTDTLVSMFTE, encoded by the coding sequence ATGAATGATTTTACTACAGAAATTGTGCAAACTCTAGTCACTAAAGGCGATTTAAATGAATTATTCCGTTCGCACTTAGAAAAAGCGATAAACACACTCCTACGGACTGAATTAACGGCTTTTTTAGATTACGAAAAATATGATCGCACTGGTTTTAATTCAGGTAATTCGAGAAACGGTTCTTACTTTCGATCAATCAAAACCGAATATGGTGAATTAACATTGGAAATACCTAGAGATCGTAATGGTGAGTTTAAACAACAAACTTTACCAGCCTACAAAAGAACAAACGATACATTGGAAACCACTATTATCCATTTATTCGAAAAAGGTGTTACGATGTCTGAAATTGCTGATTTAATCGAAAAAATGTATGGGCATCACTATACTCCACAAACCATGTCCAACATGACTAAAGTTCTGACTGAAGAAGTAAACGCCTTTAAATCCAGAGCCTTAAATGATAAGTATGTCGCTATTTTTATGGACGCTACTTATATTCCATTAAAACGCCAAACCGTATCCAAAGAAGCGATTTATATTGCCATTGGTATACGAGAAGACGGCACTAAAGAAGTACTGAGCTATGCGATTGCTCCGACTGAATCAACATACGTTTGGAATGAGCTGCTACAGGATATTAACTCCAGAGGAGTTCAAGAAGTCTTGCTTTTTATTACGGATGGCTTAAAAGGCATGAAAGATACCATCCAACAAATTTATCCTAAAGCAAAATATCAGCATTGTTGTATCCATGTATCTCGTAATATTGCTCATAAAGTACGTGTCAAAGACCGAAAAGAAATCTATGATGACTTTAAGGCTGTTTATCAAGCTAACTCAAAGGAAGAAGCGAATACATTCTTATCCTGTATGATTGAGAAATGGAAGAAAAACTATCCTAAAGTGACGCAGTCACTCATAGAAAACCAAGATTTATTGACTTTTTATGAGTTTCCACCCAGTATTCGTAGAACCATTTACTCAACCAATCTAATCGAGTCTTTCAATAAGCAAATTAAAAAGTACAGCCGCAGAAAAGAGCAGTTTCAAAATGAAGAATCACTAGAACGCTTTCTAGTCAGCATTTTTGATACATACAATCAAAAATTTCTAAACAGAAGCCATAAAGGTTTCCAACAAGTAACCGATACATTAGTTTCAATGTTTACTGAGTAA
- a CDS encoding carbohydrate kinase codes for MSLNEKEKLILETIRENPFIAQLELANMIGLSRSATANLISGLVRKDYLLGKAYVLNDEEPIICIGGANIDRRYLVKDTLIQGTSNNVLSRTNVGGVARNVAENLGRLEEKVMLFSVAGNDSEWKMIESHSEHFMNIKAVDTIEGCPTGTFMEVIDENGEMVLGLAEVDIFEKMTPDWINKHLSVLKRSKYIIIDLNCPKETTEFLTSFAVKYDVPIVLLTVSVQKLSNLPNYLNGIKMLITKTSESEAHFNMSIKTDEELIHAVKKWLNNGKGPDHVFISKGSTKIAYGSQKEGIHIFNYSSEQNDHYTWGMNEAFCAGLVFNRLQGESLSESIKLGLTNAYHTSQSLYVVRPNLSKNQLQNEYNGCLVDKVFYK; via the coding sequence ATGAGCCTTAATGAAAAGGAAAAATTGATTTTAGAAACGATACGCGAGAATCCATTTATAGCACAACTAGAATTGGCAAATATGATTGGTTTGTCCCGTTCCGCTACAGCAAATCTCATTTCAGGACTTGTAAGAAAAGATTATTTGTTGGGAAAGGCATACGTGTTAAATGATGAAGAACCTATTATTTGCATTGGTGGAGCAAATATTGATCGCCGATACCTAGTCAAGGATACCTTAATTCAAGGAACATCAAATAATGTACTATCAAGGACTAATGTTGGGGGAGTAGCACGTAATGTTGCTGAAAATTTAGGTCGTCTAGAAGAAAAAGTAATGTTGTTTTCGGTTGCTGGGAATGATTCAGAATGGAAGATGATTGAAAGTCATTCGGAACATTTTATGAATATTAAAGCTGTCGATACAATAGAAGGATGTCCTACTGGAACATTTATGGAAGTAATCGATGAGAACGGGGAAATGGTTCTAGGTTTAGCTGAAGTGGATATTTTTGAGAAAATGACTCCTGATTGGATCAATAAACACTTATCTGTCTTAAAACGCTCAAAGTACATCATTATCGACTTAAACTGCCCTAAGGAAACAACTGAATTTTTGACTAGTTTTGCTGTTAAATATGATGTCCCTATTGTGCTATTAACTGTATCTGTTCAAAAGTTATCGAATCTTCCAAACTATTTAAATGGAATAAAAATGCTGATTACGAAAACCAGTGAATCGGAAGCTCACTTTAACATGAGTATTAAAACTGATGAAGAGTTAATACATGCTGTGAAAAAATGGTTGAATAATGGAAAAGGACCTGATCACGTTTTCATTTCTAAAGGAAGCACCAAAATTGCGTATGGATCTCAAAAAGAGGGTATCCATATTTTTAATTACTCAAGCGAACAAAATGACCATTATACATGGGGAATGAATGAAGCTTTTTGTGCGGGATTGGTATTTAATCGTCTACAGGGAGAATCTTTATCTGAAAGCATTAAGCTTGGTTTAACAAATGCTTATCATACTTCTCAATCTCTGTATGTCGTACGACCTAATTTATCTAAAAATCAATTGCAAAATGAATACAATGGATGCTTAGTTGATAAAGTATTTTACAAATAA
- a CDS encoding DEAD/DEAH box helicase produces the protein MIENSLPAFKQHWEALAYKEPSAIQEKVYEPLKTGKDVVGISPTGTGKTVAYTLPTLERVEPKAGVQVVILTPSQELSIQVGEVVQEWASQLGLNSQTIIGGANLNRQLDKLKEKPEIIVGTPGRIFEISETKKLKLHTVQTVILDEADQLLQQEQLATVRKLVNKMPGQRQMGFFSATSNELMQDLAKWFNVEPEWIDATEEDQSKGEVLHAYIETPTRKRVETLRRLTHMKDFRGLVFVNNVANLTLAFEKLNYEGISVAVLHGEKYKTERKQALQQFRDGKIKLLLTTDVGSRGLDIQDLPYVIQYDVPQTKESYIHRSGRTARMGKTGTVLTLVNERELREFKKLISSLEIKLNQVYLYGGEIVKERPLAEEQPETSEAVKAPVKVKKTIKPIVEATKKEIIEPVKKKKKHRKKVDKNKGARRKTKNKEVE, from the coding sequence ATGATAGAAAACAGTTTACCCGCATTTAAACAGCATTGGGAAGCATTAGCATATAAAGAACCTTCTGCTATTCAAGAAAAAGTTTATGAACCGCTAAAAACAGGAAAAGACGTGGTGGGTATCTCACCTACAGGAACTGGTAAAACAGTAGCCTATACACTTCCAACTTTAGAACGAGTTGAACCAAAAGCTGGTGTCCAAGTAGTTATTTTGACACCTTCACAAGAATTATCGATTCAAGTGGGAGAAGTAGTCCAAGAGTGGGCAAGCCAACTAGGCTTAAACAGTCAGACAATTATTGGTGGAGCCAATTTAAACCGCCAGTTGGATAAATTGAAAGAAAAACCAGAAATTATTGTCGGTACTCCTGGACGAATCTTTGAAATTTCTGAGACAAAAAAATTGAAATTGCATACAGTACAAACGGTTATCTTGGATGAAGCAGATCAACTACTACAACAAGAACAATTGGCAACGGTAAGAAAGCTAGTCAATAAAATGCCTGGGCAACGCCAAATGGGCTTCTTTTCAGCTACCAGCAATGAATTGATGCAAGATTTAGCCAAATGGTTTAATGTAGAACCGGAATGGATCGATGCAACAGAAGAGGATCAGTCTAAAGGTGAAGTCCTTCACGCGTATATTGAAACACCTACACGTAAAAGAGTAGAGACGCTTAGACGGTTGACGCATATGAAAGATTTTAGAGGGCTTGTTTTTGTAAACAATGTAGCCAATTTAACATTAGCTTTTGAGAAATTAAATTACGAAGGCATCTCTGTAGCTGTTTTACACGGTGAAAAATACAAAACAGAGCGCAAACAAGCTTTGCAACAATTTCGCGATGGCAAAATCAAATTATTGTTAACGACGGATGTAGGTTCTAGAGGATTAGATATTCAAGACTTGCCATACGTAATCCAGTACGATGTTCCACAAACGAAAGAAAGTTACATTCATCGCTCAGGTCGTACAGCGCGAATGGGGAAAACTGGAACTGTTTTGACCTTGGTTAATGAACGTGAATTAAGAGAATTCAAAAAATTAATTTCTTCATTGGAAATCAAATTGAACCAAGTCTACTTGTATGGTGGAGAAATTGTGAAAGAGCGTCCATTAGCTGAGGAACAGCCGGAAACCTCTGAAGCAGTAAAAGCACCTGTTAAAGTGAAAAAGACGATTAAACCAATCGTTGAGGCAACTAAAAAAGAAATCATCGAACCTGTTAAGAAAAAGAAGAAACACCGCAAAAAAGTAGATAAAAATAAGGGTGCACGAAGAAAAACAAAAAACAAAGAAGTCGAATAA
- a CDS encoding Gfo/Idh/MocA family protein, with product MLNLGIIGTNWITNQFVDAAIATQEYQLVGVYSRSFEKAKAFGEPYRATVFETSLEAFATNSDIDVVYVASPNSMHYEQAVTLMNAGKHVIVEKPIFSNPREWVAAAQVAEDNKVFLFEAARHVHEENFKIVKKEVKSIESLQGATFAYMKYSSRYDAVLNGEEPNIFSLNYSGGALADLGVYPLYAAISWFGMPETSHYFCTKIATGVDGKGTIILRYKGFDVTILAGKMVNSYLPAEIYGLNKTLSMDSIESITTIEVINGKTKLKESIAQKASENPMMDEAKDFADVINSPNDIAKQKEYKEWLTLSQEVNQVMTDLRKDAGIVFAADEK from the coding sequence ATGTTAAATTTAGGAATTATCGGAACAAATTGGATCACGAATCAATTTGTAGATGCAGCAATCGCAACGCAAGAGTATCAATTAGTCGGCGTGTATTCAAGATCGTTTGAAAAAGCTAAAGCTTTTGGAGAACCTTATCGTGCAACTGTTTTTGAAACAAGTTTAGAAGCCTTTGCTACAAACTCAGATATTGATGTGGTATATGTTGCGTCACCTAATAGCATGCACTATGAACAAGCCGTTACCTTAATGAACGCAGGTAAGCATGTTATTGTAGAAAAACCTATTTTTTCTAATCCGCGTGAGTGGGTCGCTGCAGCTCAGGTAGCTGAAGATAATAAGGTGTTTTTATTTGAAGCGGCACGTCATGTTCATGAAGAAAACTTTAAAATTGTAAAAAAAGAAGTGAAATCGATTGAAAGTCTTCAAGGAGCGACCTTTGCCTATATGAAATATTCTTCTAGATATGACGCAGTTTTAAATGGCGAAGAACCAAATATTTTCTCGTTAAATTATTCAGGTGGAGCTTTAGCCGATTTAGGTGTTTATCCGTTATACGCTGCCATTTCATGGTTCGGTATGCCGGAAACTAGCCATTATTTCTGTACGAAAATTGCTACAGGAGTCGATGGAAAGGGAACCATCATCTTACGCTACAAAGGATTTGATGTAACTATACTAGCCGGTAAAATGGTGAATTCTTACTTGCCAGCTGAAATTTATGGTTTGAATAAAACACTATCGATGGACAGCATTGAATCGATCACAACGATTGAAGTGATTAATGGCAAAACTAAATTGAAAGAAAGCATTGCTCAAAAGGCTTCTGAGAATCCAATGATGGATGAAGCGAAAGACTTTGCAGATGTGATCAACTCCCCTAATGATATTGCTAAACAAAAGGAATATAAGGAATGGTTGACACTAAGCCAAGAAGTGAATCAAGTGATGACAGATTTACGTAAAGATGCTGGCATTGTTTTTGCGGCAGATGAAAAATAA
- a CDS encoding metallophosphoesterase — protein MSGWTIVGLFLAIIGSIVLYLYLQNTLLQRTQVEIKLPFTGKKLSGAKIVHLSDLHFPRQGVSIKRLIEKVAKENPDMIALTGDLIDVRGDFPEKELESFCKALVEIAPTYAVTGNHDLMSGHLQKWETVLTSAGVRVLIDEADWLPIGDDGIVVMGLSEKEDFENTPKPILREVTIEESLRTKPRILLAHHPELFEEYLMDLTRVPALTLSGHAHGGQVRLPFLGGLFAPDQGKLPAFTSGIHYDPNMPAYRMMVSRGIGNSTFPFRVNNRPEMVVIILH, from the coding sequence ATGTCAGGATGGACAATAGTTGGTCTATTTTTAGCCATTATAGGTAGTATCGTTCTTTATTTATATCTACAAAATACACTGCTACAACGAACGCAAGTTGAAATTAAATTGCCTTTCACAGGGAAAAAATTAAGTGGAGCAAAAATTGTTCATTTAAGCGATTTACATTTTCCACGTCAAGGCGTTTCTATAAAACGGTTAATTGAAAAAGTCGCAAAAGAAAACCCAGATATGATTGCATTGACTGGTGATCTGATAGATGTACGTGGTGATTTTCCAGAAAAAGAATTGGAATCTTTTTGTAAGGCATTAGTGGAGATCGCCCCAACTTATGCTGTGACCGGAAATCATGACTTAATGTCAGGTCACTTGCAAAAGTGGGAAACGGTTCTAACTTCTGCTGGAGTGAGAGTATTGATTGATGAAGCGGATTGGTTGCCAATTGGAGACGACGGAATCGTCGTTATGGGTTTGTCTGAGAAAGAAGATTTTGAGAACACGCCAAAACCTATTTTGAGAGAGGTGACTATTGAAGAATCGCTGCGTACAAAGCCGCGTATTTTATTGGCACACCATCCAGAATTGTTTGAAGAATATTTAATGGATTTAACGCGTGTTCCAGCGCTTACGCTAAGTGGCCATGCGCATGGAGGACAAGTTAGATTGCCTTTCTTAGGTGGCTTGTTTGCTCCAGATCAAGGGAAGCTACCTGCATTCACCAGTGGGATTCATTACGATCCCAATATGCCTGCTTATCGGATGATGGTCAGCCGAGGAATTGGAAATTCTACTTTCCCATTTCGTGTCAACAATCGACCAGAAATGGTAGTTATTATTTTACATTAA
- a CDS encoding aldo/keto reductase yields the protein MVVSLLDRMALNNGYTIPGIGLGTSGMTGREAEDAVFAAIMKGYRLIDTASQYDNEEDVGRGINRAVSSGVSRDEVFLVTKIWKTDAGFDNAIQSFEASLSRLNQPYVDLLLIHWPDKDDAVNLDTWRALEDIYESGRARSIGVSNFSRGDLSELLKEAKVNPAVNQYEVYPGHPNEDLNDFCDSENIVTMAYSPLKRGNVSKERHLTTIGEKYGKTASQVALRWDIQRDVIPIPKSSNKDRMQENIEVFDFMLSDEDMNTINNLDKQNRDRNPNETYRAGNLRVRTSREKKQGRR from the coding sequence ATGGTAGTAAGCTTATTAGACAGAATGGCGTTAAACAACGGATACACAATTCCTGGAATTGGGTTGGGAACTAGCGGAATGACAGGAAGAGAAGCTGAGGATGCCGTTTTTGCAGCAATCATGAAAGGGTACCGATTAATTGATACAGCTTCACAATATGATAATGAAGAAGATGTTGGACGCGGAATCAACCGCGCAGTTAGTTCAGGTGTCTCTCGTGATGAAGTCTTTCTTGTTACTAAGATCTGGAAAACGGATGCTGGGTTTGATAATGCTATCCAATCTTTTGAAGCAAGTTTAAGTCGGTTAAACCAACCGTATGTTGATTTGTTGCTGATTCACTGGCCGGATAAAGATGACGCAGTAAACTTAGATACGTGGAGAGCACTCGAAGACATCTATGAATCGGGTAGAGCACGATCAATTGGAGTCTCCAATTTTAGTAGAGGCGATTTATCTGAATTATTAAAAGAAGCAAAAGTAAATCCAGCTGTCAATCAGTATGAAGTTTATCCAGGACATCCCAACGAGGATTTAAATGACTTTTGTGATTCGGAAAATATTGTGACGATGGCTTATAGTCCGTTAAAAAGAGGGAATGTCAGTAAAGAACGTCACTTGACAACCATTGGTGAAAAATATGGTAAGACTGCTTCTCAAGTTGCTTTACGTTGGGATATTCAACGCGATGTTATTCCGATTCCAAAATCTAGTAATAAAGATCGGATGCAAGAGAATATCGAAGTATTTGATTTTATGTTATCAGACGAGGATATGAATACTATTAACAATTTAGACAAACAAAATAGAGATCGAAATCCTAATGAGACTTATCGTGCAGGAAACTTAAGAGTTCGAACAAGTCGTGAAAAGAAACAAGGACGCAGATAA
- a CDS encoding helix-turn-helix domain-containing protein produces the protein MNRNKNVGVISAMRLLMDSSSLRRLELIELLNASDEWWTVEEIAFCLNCSVRSVKADIHYYNTSAHLPIKLVTSNHRGVKLIAPTTFQMESVYQEILAKNLNFQLLECLYNETHYSIDDYAGKLFTSTSSIIRSIKQINLFLDQYKLSIQKNPIAIVGPEKQIRYFYSIFFWEKYGVKIDVTGHPNFYEVKQIVHKFAKKMNIALSDIMGNKLSFYLLINLERISNGHMLETYTPPMKIEKNILDSIEELLNELPFHIPKQEIYYIGFCFINQFLRPNIQTSHLSKELVIVYQQVGLFLTHFSEKNKFVLSNKIELQQIIFHHIVYKREFQGQDYFLVNRTKITLQHIDNIYHSFIMLAIAELENWANDEWFPRENEDISEFLYLMIINWKGLTNQIIELQTKISVLLISQFGETHELFLAEILKSFFPNELVCYSSAEGKVGNTKIQIVVTDAQVEVVKKKIAKDIPIIGIEYAPNERNWKNIQDCLSDIKQTKENGKSWLNAYSHFN, from the coding sequence ATGAATAGAAATAAAAACGTGGGAGTGATTAGTGCCATGAGATTATTGATGGATTCGAGTTCATTAAGACGCTTAGAATTAATTGAATTATTAAATGCTAGTGACGAATGGTGGACTGTTGAAGAGATTGCTTTTTGCTTAAATTGTTCTGTTCGTAGTGTTAAAGCAGACATACACTACTACAATACATCTGCTCACCTTCCTATTAAACTAGTTACGTCCAACCACCGTGGTGTAAAATTAATTGCACCAACGACCTTTCAAATGGAAAGTGTTTATCAAGAAATTTTAGCTAAAAATTTAAATTTCCAACTTTTAGAGTGTTTATATAATGAAACTCACTACTCTATAGATGATTATGCTGGAAAATTATTTACTAGTACATCTTCTATTATACGCAGCATAAAACAGATTAATTTATTTCTTGACCAATATAAATTAAGTATTCAAAAAAATCCTATAGCAATTGTCGGTCCCGAGAAACAAATACGTTACTTTTATAGTATTTTTTTCTGGGAAAAATACGGTGTCAAAATAGATGTAACGGGACACCCTAATTTTTATGAAGTAAAACAAATTGTACATAAATTCGCAAAAAAAATGAACATAGCGCTATCAGATATCATGGGAAATAAACTTTCTTTTTATTTACTGATTAACCTCGAACGCATTAGTAATGGCCATATGTTGGAAACGTATACGCCGCCCATGAAAATAGAGAAAAACATTTTAGACAGTATAGAAGAACTTCTAAATGAATTGCCCTTTCATATACCTAAGCAAGAAATTTATTATATAGGATTTTGTTTTATCAATCAATTTTTGAGGCCAAATATCCAAACAAGCCATCTATCTAAAGAACTAGTCATAGTCTACCAGCAAGTCGGCTTGTTTTTAACTCATTTTTCTGAAAAAAATAAATTTGTTTTGTCCAATAAAATTGAATTACAACAAATTATTTTTCATCATATTGTGTATAAAAGAGAATTTCAAGGGCAGGATTATTTTCTTGTTAATCGAACAAAAATTACCTTGCAGCATATAGATAATATCTATCATTCATTTATAATGTTGGCTATTGCTGAACTAGAGAACTGGGCTAATGATGAATGGTTTCCAAGAGAAAACGAAGATATTAGTGAATTTTTATATTTAATGATTATCAATTGGAAAGGGTTAACAAATCAAATCATAGAATTACAAACTAAAATAAGTGTTTTGCTTATCTCTCAATTTGGTGAAACACATGAATTATTTTTAGCTGAAATTTTAAAGAGCTTTTTTCCTAATGAGCTAGTGTGCTATAGTAGTGCAGAGGGAAAAGTTGGGAACACAAAAATACAAATTGTCGTGACCGATGCTCAAGTAGAAGTAGTAAAGAAAAAGATTGCTAAAGACATCCCAATCATCGGCATAGAGTATGCTCCAAATGAACGGAACTGGAAAAATATTCAAGATTGCTTATCCGATATCAAACAGACCAAAGAGAATGGCAAAAGCTGGTTAAATGCTTACTCTCATTTCAATTAA